The following coding sequences are from one Paenibacillus tundrae window:
- a CDS encoding PQQ-binding-like beta-propeller repeat protein encodes MHTLSKRNTKTWAALLLSGMLLFSMNTPSYAATSTEALTKPFWTSSSLMLSEVNAQEDIRIKEIQAVPSKNLVYVHSYQPVTKINSKTTLDWNLDSLQALDATTGKLKWNVIFHEKSGPYTTYSNSLYADNGTAYVYMEYSDGTKKVYSYNTSGKTNWVKTVNAPSNLYLMNNGTLMIASSTGPLSNGSVRSSISLYDAKGKLITAKTINGAVLKAGNDRIVVDASKQTKVGNYWQQAANPKVEIYDLTLNRLSFYQFPANANTIGDGGGESLAILEDGSVIMRANFENTGNKLMGFGSDGKLAWGRSIAGNAFVQTAGNGYTVFTGQKLELYTMKGKVTERMFKDQQDVLTVVDHTQDGNYKIVFANTGYILDPTTLESIHEYTFTSSPEDMKGYSTYTNDMIYTFKNETLSKYVLNTANN; translated from the coding sequence TTGCATACACTTAGCAAACGAAATACCAAAACATGGGCTGCCCTTTTACTTAGCGGCATGCTCCTCTTCAGCATGAATACACCAAGCTATGCAGCAACTTCAACGGAAGCGCTGACCAAGCCTTTCTGGACTTCCTCATCTCTCATGCTCTCTGAAGTGAACGCTCAGGAAGACATTAGAATTAAGGAAATTCAAGCCGTACCCTCCAAAAATCTGGTGTACGTGCACTCTTATCAGCCTGTAACCAAAATCAACAGTAAAACGACGCTTGATTGGAATCTGGACTCACTCCAGGCACTGGATGCTACAACAGGTAAACTGAAGTGGAACGTTATTTTCCATGAGAAAAGTGGCCCTTATACTACATACTCCAATTCGTTGTACGCCGATAACGGAACAGCCTATGTATACATGGAATATTCCGATGGAACGAAAAAGGTATATTCCTACAATACGTCCGGAAAAACAAATTGGGTTAAAACGGTCAACGCGCCATCTAACTTATATCTAATGAATAACGGCACGTTAATGATCGCTTCCAGCACAGGGCCTCTATCGAACGGTTCTGTTCGTTCATCCATTTCACTTTATGACGCCAAGGGCAAGCTGATCACAGCGAAAACCATCAATGGTGCTGTGCTAAAAGCAGGTAATGACCGCATCGTTGTGGATGCCAGCAAGCAGACCAAAGTAGGCAACTACTGGCAGCAAGCGGCGAATCCGAAAGTGGAAATTTATGATCTCACGTTGAATCGTCTTTCCTTCTATCAATTCCCTGCGAACGCTAACACGATTGGAGACGGTGGCGGCGAATCTCTGGCTATCCTGGAGGACGGCTCAGTCATTATGCGTGCCAATTTCGAAAATACAGGCAATAAACTCATGGGCTTTGGTTCAGATGGTAAACTCGCTTGGGGTCGATCCATTGCCGGCAATGCTTTCGTGCAAACGGCAGGTAACGGATATACCGTGTTTACAGGCCAGAAGCTTGAGCTGTATACGATGAAAGGTAAGGTAACGGAGCGCATGTTCAAGGATCAGCAAGATGTATTAACTGTCGTTGATCATACACAGGATGGAAATTATAAAATTGTTTTTGCTAACACAGGATACATCCTTGATCCTACTACCTTGGAGAGCATTCACGAATATACATTTACCTCATCTCCTGAAGATATGAAGGGTTACTCCACCTATACGAATGATATGATTTATACCTTCAAGAACGAGACATTGTCCAAATATGTCCTGAACACAGCGAATAATTAA
- the msrA gene encoding peptide-methionine (S)-S-oxide reductase MsrA → MEKATFAGGCFWCMVTPFEEQPGIHGIISGYTGGHVDNPTYEQVKTGETGHVEVVEITFDPEVFPYERLLELYWPQIDPTDDGGQFQDRGSQYRTAIFVHNERQRELAEQSKQAVASSGRFNQPIVTEIRDAAVFYPAEDYHQDYHKKNEKHYKEDRAISGRDEFIEENWK, encoded by the coding sequence GTGGAGAAAGCTACATTTGCTGGAGGTTGTTTCTGGTGTATGGTTACACCGTTTGAAGAGCAACCGGGCATACATGGTATCATTTCCGGCTATACCGGCGGTCACGTCGATAATCCAACATATGAACAGGTCAAAACGGGAGAGACGGGGCATGTCGAGGTGGTGGAAATCACTTTTGATCCCGAGGTATTCCCTTATGAACGATTACTGGAGCTATATTGGCCTCAGATTGATCCTACCGATGATGGAGGGCAGTTCCAGGACCGAGGTTCACAGTACCGGACGGCTATTTTTGTGCATAATGAACGCCAACGTGAGCTTGCCGAACAGTCCAAACAGGCTGTAGCTTCAAGCGGTCGCTTCAATCAACCGATTGTAACAGAGATTCGGGATGCAGCAGTGTTCTATCCGGCAGAGGACTATCATCAAGACTATCATAAGAAAAACGAGAAGCATTATAAAGAAGACCGTGCGATATCTGGCCGTGATGAATTCATTGAAGAGAACTGGAAATAA
- a CDS encoding GlsB/YeaQ/YmgE family stress response membrane protein, producing the protein MGWLWSLIIGGIIGWLAGLIVGRDIPGGVIGNIVAGFIGGWLGGVILGDMGPEMGGFFIVPALIGAIVLVAIVSLIFRSMGRSRG; encoded by the coding sequence ATGGGTTGGTTATGGTCATTAATTATCGGTGGTATCATTGGATGGTTGGCAGGACTTATCGTTGGTCGTGACATTCCCGGCGGTGTAATTGGTAACATCGTAGCTGGTTTCATCGGTGGATGGTTAGGTGGAGTCATTCTGGGAGATATGGGTCCAGAAATGGGCGGATTCTTCATCGTACCGGCATTAATCGGTGCGATCGTACTGGTAGCCATCGTGAGCTTGATCTTCCGTTCTATGGGTCGTAGCCGCGGGTAA
- a CDS encoding AAA family ATPase codes for MTVHKEHVKQTNSPRAIYAFDEHNDGRIEGYSAYARLIRGISQALYERYGTRYELFASDDPNSEYWDLLREDLRTDNPEVEIVARIFDDLELRTLHYDDEGDVPSYGVHYSIRNNVFAYPSWGVALVRIPFFRENGIYNEDFVFAIGEEELKQFLGSVRERERQQNMKKVTVYTDARNGSDRHSESITRSVTRDEVVLSPQIKQDIFRSLDQFFEADRSFYRDYDIPYKRGILLYGHPGNGKTTLVKSIAGSIPGPAAYWQITEYTNSESVRDVFDAAKRLAPMVLIIEDIDSMPEEVRSFFLNTLDGATSKEGIFLIGTTNYPEKIDPGLMNRAGRFDRAYEIPMPDEALRLQYLQQRGFAVFAGEEGTKEAARLTDSFSLAQLGELYVSTALEWHQNGEVDTMKIIQAMRGELDKSHKHNWMTQPGKGRAGFY; via the coding sequence ATGACAGTACACAAGGAACATGTGAAGCAAACGAATTCACCGAGAGCGATCTATGCCTTTGATGAGCATAATGATGGTCGAATTGAAGGATATTCAGCATATGCACGTCTCATTCGCGGCATTTCGCAGGCACTCTATGAGCGATACGGAACTCGCTACGAACTGTTTGCGAGCGATGATCCCAATAGCGAATATTGGGATCTGCTGAGAGAGGATCTACGCACGGATAATCCTGAAGTAGAGATTGTAGCTCGAATTTTCGATGATCTGGAGCTGCGTACATTACATTATGACGACGAGGGAGATGTACCATCTTACGGCGTGCATTACTCTATCCGCAACAATGTATTTGCTTATCCAAGCTGGGGCGTGGCGCTTGTGCGTATCCCTTTCTTTCGGGAGAATGGGATATATAACGAGGACTTTGTTTTTGCCATCGGCGAAGAAGAGCTGAAACAATTCCTGGGCAGTGTACGTGAGCGTGAACGACAGCAAAATATGAAAAAAGTAACGGTGTACACCGATGCGCGCAATGGCAGTGACCGTCATTCAGAGTCGATTACTCGTTCAGTGACCAGAGATGAGGTGGTATTATCGCCTCAGATCAAACAAGATATTTTCCGCTCACTGGATCAGTTCTTCGAAGCGGATCGCTCCTTCTATCGGGATTACGATATCCCTTACAAACGTGGAATTCTCCTCTATGGCCATCCAGGTAACGGTAAGACGACACTGGTGAAATCCATTGCGGGAAGCATTCCGGGGCCTGCCGCTTATTGGCAGATCACGGAGTACACAAATAGTGAATCAGTACGTGATGTGTTCGACGCAGCGAAGCGTTTAGCACCGATGGTGCTGATTATTGAGGATATTGATTCCATGCCGGAGGAGGTGCGTTCATTTTTCCTGAACACGCTGGATGGCGCTACATCCAAAGAAGGGATTTTCTTAATTGGGACAACGAATTATCCAGAAAAAATAGATCCGGGTCTGATGAACCGTGCCGGACGTTTCGACCGAGCGTACGAGATTCCAATGCCAGACGAGGCGCTTCGCCTGCAATATTTGCAGCAGCGGGGCTTCGCAGTGTTCGCTGGTGAGGAAGGCACGAAGGAAGCAGCGCGTTTGACGGATTCCTTTTCACTCGCACAGCTAGGAGAACTTTATGTTAGTACAGCATTGGAATGGCATCAGAACGGAGAGGTAGATACGATGAAGATCATTCAAGCCATGCGTGGTGAGTTGGACAAGAGCCACAAGCATAATTGGATGACGCAGCCTGGAAAAGGACGTGCTGGATTTTATTGA